CCGAAGTTAGTAACATATGTACTGCAGTACTGCAGCTGTTTGGAGCAAAAGCCATAGTCATGGTTCAATAGTAGCGCTATTAATCAATATAAAATTAAAACATTCTTAAAATTCAAATTCAAATTTCATTTTTTTTGTGTTAAATTAAGTAAACGGCGGTAGAATAATTTAAATTTTCGCACCCACTCTTGAGCTCCCAGTCTGGCTTCGGCAATCTGGCTTGCGGTCAGGCGATGCTTAATATCGTTTAAAAATTTATTTTTATAGACAAAGCCGTAATGTCTCGCTATAAAAGACAATTCAAGGGCCTCAGTATAATTTTTAGCAACCCCGTACCCTTTGTAAAAGCAATAGCCTAAGGCTACCTGCCCAATTACATCTCCCTGCTCTGCGGTCTTATTCCACCAGTAAACTGCTTTTTTAAAGTCTTCTTGTATATAATTATAACGATAGGCTTTATTTAATTCTGTTTTGACAGTTTTATTTCCTTGTTTCGAGGCAAATTTATACCAATAGTTTGCTTCTATCCATTTTTTTGGAATTAAAACGCCGTCATAATACATATATCCAATATTATCTTGCGCTGCGATATTTCCATGAGCGGTCGCTTTTTTCCACCAGTAAACTGCCTTAGAATAGTTTTTCGGCATGCCTTGACCTTGTTCGTAAGCATAGCCCAACTTATTTTCGACCATGCCCAAATGATATTTGGCTGCGATATATCCCTTAGCGATGGCTTTTTTAAGCAAATAGAAGGCTTTGAAATAGTTTTTAGGAACGCCGTGGCCTGCATAATAGGCATAAGCTAAATGATCTTCAGCCTCGGCATATCCCTGCGCGGCAGATTTTTTAAGCCAGTAAACTGACTTGGAATAATTTTGTTTTACCCCTAGACCGTGTTCATAAGCATAAGCTAAATTGCTTTCTGCAGCTGCGTTTCCCTGAGCTGCGGCTATTCTGTACCAGTAGAACGCATTATGATAGCTATGCTTTACACCGCCAAGACCGGAATAATAACCATTGCCCAGCTTATTTTCTGCTTTTGGGTTGAGGGTTTTGCCGCAGCTTAAAGAAGGCATTATAAATATTAAAAGCAAAAGTAAAAATGCAACAATTATGCTGTGTTTGATTTTCATTGCTTTTTTCCTGTTTTAATTGAAGTAGAAGCGGACAAAATTATCCGCAATTTTATAAATTTTTATAATTGCTAAAATATTTTTTTATCGCTTCCGAAATAATAGCAACGGTTTTGTCTAAGTCGGATTTAGTATGTTTGGAACTTACAAACATTGCTTCATACTGGGACGGAGCAATAAATAATCCTCCGTTTAATACAGAGGAGAAAAAATCTTTAAATCTGTTTGTATCGGATTTCATAACGTCGTTAAAATTAAGAACCCCTCCACCCTTAAAAAATATAGTCAGTATCGAAGAAATAGAATTAACGGTTATTTTATCGTTAAAATTTTTAAGTTCGTTTTTTAAACCGTCTATTAAATAATTAGCGGAAGAATTAGCCTTAGATACGGCATCGTCGCTTTCTATAGCTTTTAAAGTCGCAATGCCGGCGGCTACGCATATGGGATTACCCGATAAAGTGCCAGCCTGATAAACAGGCCCAAGCGGGGAAAGAAATTTCATTATATCTTTTCTGCCGCCGAAAGCCCCTATTGGAAGTCCGCCGCCTATTATTTTGCCGAGGCACGTAATATCGGGTTTTAAACCGAATAACCCCTGCGCTCCGCCGTTAGAAAGCCTGAAGCCCGTTATAACTTCGTCGAAAATGATTAGAGAACCGTTATCGTGGGCTAAATTTATTAATTCGTTTAAAAAACCTTCCTTCGGCAAAACGACGCCCATATTTGCCGCAACCGGTTCTATTATAACAGCCGCTATCTCTTTTTTGTTCGCGGAAAAAAGTTCTTTAACCGATGATATATCGTTGTAAACAGCGACTAAAGTATCCTTTGAAAGGCTTTCCGTTATGCCGGCGCTTGAAGGAACGGACGTAGTCAGCGCTCCGGAGCCTGCTTTAACAAGCATAGAATCTGAATGTCCGTGATAGCATCCTTCAAATTTTATAATTTTGCTTCTTCCGGTAAAACCTCTTGCAAGCCTAAGCGCGCTCATCACGGCTTCCGTTCCGGAATTTACGAGCCTGACGGACTCTATGGAAGGAAAATGCTTATTGATTAAACCGGCAAGTTCGATTTCGGCTTCCGTCGTAGCGCCGAAGCTGAAACCTTCCGACGCGGCGGACCAGACGGACTTGACTACTCTTTCGTCTGCGTGTCCAAGGAGCATCGGGCCGTAAGACATTACGTAATCAATATATTCGTTTCCGTCTATATCGTAAATTTTATCGTCTTTAGCCTTTTTTACGATTATCGGCGATAACCCGACGGATTTAAATGCCCTGACCGGACTGTTAACGCCTCCGGGCATAAGCGATTCGGCATGTTTTACGGCGTCTAAGCTTTTATCCAGTTTCATAAAATTCCCTTTAAAATTTTTTTATATAATAAATACGGCGGCATAATTGAATTCTGTCACCGTATTAAGATTGATATTATTATAAAAATTTCCTTCCGTTTTTATTGCTTTTTATATTTTTTTTAACGGCGTTTTTATCGTATTTCGGCAGATAAGGAGCAAAAAATTTAAAAACTTCCATATTCCAGCCCGGAAGCACGACGTGACCGCTGTTTTTTGCGACAAAAAGCTTTTTCTTCGATTTAATCATTTTATAAACTACCAAAGTGCCTTTAGGCGGACAGTCCTCATCTTTAAGTCCTATGCCTATCATTACCGGAACTTTTATCCATTTTGCAAAGTGTTTAGTATCCACGTAATATAAAGAGCGCATAACTTTAGATTTGTCGCCGGGATGTTTTTTTAGAAAAGCCTTAACTTCCATATAAGGACCCATTTTTGCGAGCGGCATCTGCACCGGAATATCGCTCAAAAAAGGCACATCCGCAGCCGCCGCAACGACATGACTATCTATAGCGGCATCTATTAGAGACAGCCCGCCTCCCATGCTTCCGCCCGTTACGAATATATATTTATGGTTAACACCCTTAAAATGTTCGAGGAATTTTAACGACGCTAATGAATCCATAACTATCTTAACCATCGAAAAAGTTTTTACATGTAGAATTCCGTTTGTCATAAGCCCCGGGAAACCGGGATTATAAACCGCCCTGCTTCTTCCATGCCCCCTTAAATCGATAGAAAGCGCGCCGTAACCCCTTCTTGCAAAAAAGTGCGCCCAGCCCGGCGTTCCGTAAGAACCGTAACCGTGCAGTAATAAAACCCCCGGATATTTTTTGCCTTTAACGCCGTAAGGAATGGCGAAATAACCCTTCAACTTTAAACCGTCATATGAGGTTAAGGTTAAATCGTATGTTTCTATTTTATTTATCCTGTCGTTATAAAGCGGTTTCAGAGTATATAGAACCTTTTCCTTGCGAAGGTTTTTATACATGCCGCGCCAGAACTTTTTAAACTTTTGATATTTAGTAAGCGTCGCCGTTTTAAGATTAGCAGGAATATTTTTAACGGATTTTGGAGATTGATTGGATATGGAGAAGTGTTTATATAAAAAAAATGAAATTGCAAAAATAACTACTACAAACAGTAATATATATAAGCTTTTCTTTTTCATAAAATTCCGCCGTTTATCATAAAAATAGGCATCTTTTTTGATATATTTCAAAAAGATGCCTATAGATATTTATTATTTTCAAATTAAATTTATTTTAACGATTCAAGATACTCAGCCACAGTTTCAAGTTGAGCCGGTTTCAGAGCGTGGTTTGGCATCATTGTATTAGGATTATGAACCTTTGGGGTGTTGATTTGCACTTCAAGCCAGTGAATAGAACGGCCTTTAGTTCCTTCCTTCGATAAATTCGGTCCGATTGAACCGCCTTTGCCGTTTATTATGTGGCAGCCCATGCAACCTTGAGCATTAATAATTTTCATTGCAGCTGCTTCCAAATTTTTGGAACCGGCTTTTTTAGCAGCTTTTGGAACTGAAGGCATTTTCATGCCGGGAGCCATTGTAGTACTTGGGGCAGGTGCTGCCGGCGCAGGGGTTGTTTCTGCTGCAGGTTTTGACGGGGATGGCTTTTGAGCGCATCCGTAAAGCCCTATACCGATAAATAATAAAAATAAAGCAGTAAATAAAACGGTTAATCCTTTTCTTGCTTTCAAGATTTTTCCCTCCCTAAATTTTTAAAATTAAAAATAGAATTAAATAAAATAAAATTTTATAAACACTAATTTTAAATATATTATATTTATTTAATTTTTTGTCAAGTTTAAATTTTAAAGCCGGCTTCTACTTCTGTAATATCCAGAACCTTCAATCCGGCGGGCAAAAAATCATTAATTAAACTTTTTAAATTATCCACCCCGCCAAACGGTTTATTTTTTATTTTAATCGTCAAATATAAATTATCGCTTTCGCTCATAAAAGGCATCGGATTAGAATAACTTATTTTTGGCTTTGGGCTGAACCGCGATTCTTTATAGGCAATGGGAAGTTTTGCGATCCTAAAAACTCTGAGCAGTATTTTGGCAGTTTCTAAATGCCCGATATATTTGACCGCCCCCCTCTTGGAATACCTGATTAGAAGTTTGAAGTCGGCTTTATTTTTATTATCGTTTTCGGTTTTTGGCGTATTAATAACATCCGCGCGGTTATCCATAATATCCATATTATTTTTCTGCCTCTTATGTATTTTGATATTTTCCTTTTTTGACGAATAAACGGGGCTTATCTCTTCAAAGTCGCAGACCCCGCATAAACGGCAGACTTTCCTGCAGTTTTCCGTAGTTAATCTTTCTTCCCCGCTTTGTTCCGCATCGTCGCTGGCTTCGGCGATAACATCCGAACTAACATCATCATAAATTGAAATCGTATTCTGTTTACCGGCTTTTTCAAACTCGGACTTAAGATAATCCTTTTTAACCAATATATCTATAAAATCCCACGGCAAAGCGTCATTTAAATCTTTTTCATCATAAAGATGCCGGTTTATTATCCCATCGCGGCTTATATTATCGAATGAATTTAACGCCTTAATCCATGCGTCGAAATTAAACAACTTCATTTCGCTGTCGTAAACCGCTCCAAATTTATAAGCCTTATAAATAATTTTCGAAGTAAACTCGTCGCCTCTCGAAATCAGCCCCTCTATAAAGCTGACCTTTGGGTCTTGATACCTTAGATTTACATTTATGGGCCGTAACAACTTTTTTAAATAATTAATCTTAAAGTTAAGTTCGGATGCCTTATTCATGGGATGCCATTGAAAAGGGGTATGCGGTTTAGGAACGAAGTTATTGACATTAACTGTTATATTTAAGCCTTTCGAAACCCGTTTTATCTTTAAAACCAAATCCTTAATGCCGTCGATATCGGAAATCCTTTCGTAAGGCAGTCCGATCATAAAATATAATTTAAGGCTTTTAAATCCCCGTTTCGATAAATTTTCAACCTCTTTGAGCAAGTCGTATTCCGATATATTTTTATTTATAATATCCCTGAGTCTTTGGGTTCCCGCCTCGGGGGCGAGGGTGAAATTAGTCTTTTTTACTTCGGCGGTTTTTTGTAAAATTTTTTCGCTAAGGGAGCCTATCCTCATTGATGGAAAAGACATAGATACCTGTTTGTCTTCGCTCAAATACGATAATTCGTCCAATAAACCGTTAATGTCGGAATAGTCGCCCGTCGATAAAGACGATAACGAAATTTCGCCGAGTCCCGTATCGCCTATGCCTTTTTTAATTATTTCGACAACCGTCTCCTTTTTCCGTTCCCTTACCGGTCTATAAATATAGCCGGCCTGGCAAAACCTGCATCCGGACGAACAACCCCTTGCTATCTCGACCGAAAGCCTGTTATGCACGGTTTCTATCAACGGAACGATATTTTTTTTAACATAACCCATTAAATTTAAGTCATAACATATCGCTTTTTTTACATTTTTTGAATAACCTGGAACATAAACTCCGCGTATTTTCACAAGCCCTGCTTTTACATAGTCTCTGTAATCTTTTTCGGCGATAAGTCCGTTTTTAAGGTCATTTTTGGCCTTTAAAACCGCATCGCAAACCGAAACCGCCGCAGTCTCGCCGTCTCCTATTATAAAGAAGTCTATGAAATCGTTTAACGGCAATGGATTAAAAGCGCATGGTCCGCCCGCCCCGACCAACGGATGGCTGAAATCCCTGTCTTTCGAGAAAACCGGAATACAGGACGACTCCAGCATAGACAATATATTTGTATAGGAAAGTTCGTATTGAAGGGAAAACCCCACAATATCGAACTCCTTTATATCTTCAAACGATTCCAATGAAAAAAGGGGTATTTTATTTTCTTTCAGTTTTGAGCTCATATCGGGATAA
The Candidatus Acidulodesulfobacterium ferriphilum genome window above contains:
- a CDS encoding sel1 repeat family protein gives rise to the protein MKIKHSIIVAFLLLLLIFIMPSLSCGKTLNPKAENKLGNGYYSGLGGVKHSYHNAFYWYRIAAAQGNAAAESNLAYAYEHGLGVKQNYSKSVYWLKKSAAQGYAEAEDHLAYAYYAGHGVPKNYFKAFYLLKKAIAKGYIAAKYHLGMVENKLGYAYEQGQGMPKNYSKAVYWWKKATAHGNIAAQDNIGYMYYDGVLIPKKWIEANYWYKFASKQGNKTVKTELNKAYRYNYIQEDFKKAVYWWNKTAEQGDVIGQVALGYCFYKGYGVAKNYTEALELSFIARHYGFVYKNKFLNDIKHRLTASQIAEARLGAQEWVRKFKLFYRRLLNLTQKK
- the hemL gene encoding glutamate-1-semialdehyde-2,1-aminomutase, with product MKLDKSLDAVKHAESLMPGGVNSPVRAFKSVGLSPIIVKKAKDDKIYDIDGNEYIDYVMSYGPMLLGHADERVVKSVWSAASEGFSFGATTEAEIELAGLINKHFPSIESVRLVNSGTEAVMSALRLARGFTGRSKIIKFEGCYHGHSDSMLVKAGSGALTTSVPSSAGITESLSKDTLVAVYNDISSVKELFSANKKEIAAVIIEPVAANMGVVLPKEGFLNELINLAHDNGSLIIFDEVITGFRLSNGGAQGLFGLKPDITCLGKIIGGGLPIGAFGGRKDIMKFLSPLGPVYQAGTLSGNPICVAAGIATLKAIESDDAVSKANSSANYLIDGLKNELKNFNDKITVNSISSILTIFFKGGGVLNFNDVMKSDTNRFKDFFSSVLNGGLFIAPSQYEAMFVSSKHTKSDLDKTVAIISEAIKKYFSNYKNL
- a CDS encoding alpha/beta fold hydrolase — protein: MKKKSLYILLFVVVIFAISFFLYKHFSISNQSPKSVKNIPANLKTATLTKYQKFKKFWRGMYKNLRKEKVLYTLKPLYNDRINKIETYDLTLTSYDGLKLKGYFAIPYGVKGKKYPGVLLLHGYGSYGTPGWAHFFARRGYGALSIDLRGHGRSRAVYNPGFPGLMTNGILHVKTFSMVKIVMDSLASLKFLEHFKGVNHKYIFVTGGSMGGGLSLIDAAIDSHVVAAAADVPFLSDIPVQMPLAKMGPYMEVKAFLKKHPGDKSKVMRSLYYVDTKHFAKWIKVPVMIGIGLKDEDCPPKGTLVVYKMIKSKKKLFVAKNSGHVVLPGWNMEVFKFFAPYLPKYDKNAVKKNIKSNKNGRKFL
- a CDS encoding c-type cytochrome, with translation MAPGMKMPSVPKAAKKAGSKNLEAAAMKIINAQGCMGCHIINGKGGSIGPNLSKEGTKGRSIHWLEVQINTPKVHNPNTMMPNHALKPAQLETVAEYLESLK
- a CDS encoding TIGR03960 family B12-binding radical SAM protein; translated protein: MIKMNKSRLFDKLNNNIFPFVQKPTRYLGIEQGISKKDIKKMPVKYALAFPDFYELGMSHIGMGIIYDILNSKDYIACERVYLPYPDMSSKLKENKIPLFSLESFEDIKEFDIVGFSLQYELSYTNILSMLESSCIPVFSKDRDFSHPLVGAGGPCAFNPLPLNDFIDFFIIGDGETAAVSVCDAVLKAKNDLKNGLIAEKDYRDYVKAGLVKIRGVYVPGYSKNVKKAICYDLNLMGYVKKNIVPLIETVHNRLSVEIARGCSSGCRFCQAGYIYRPVRERKKETVVEIIKKGIGDTGLGEISLSSLSTGDYSDINGLLDELSYLSEDKQVSMSFPSMRIGSLSEKILQKTAEVKKTNFTLAPEAGTQRLRDIINKNISEYDLLKEVENLSKRGFKSLKLYFMIGLPYERISDIDGIKDLVLKIKRVSKGLNITVNVNNFVPKPHTPFQWHPMNKASELNFKINYLKKLLRPINVNLRYQDPKVSFIEGLISRGDEFTSKIIYKAYKFGAVYDSEMKLFNFDAWIKALNSFDNISRDGIINRHLYDEKDLNDALPWDFIDILVKKDYLKSEFEKAGKQNTISIYDDVSSDVIAEASDDAEQSGEERLTTENCRKVCRLCGVCDFEEISPVYSSKKENIKIHKRQKNNMDIMDNRADVINTPKTENDNKNKADFKLLIRYSKRGAVKYIGHLETAKILLRVFRIAKLPIAYKESRFSPKPKISYSNPMPFMSESDNLYLTIKIKNKPFGGVDNLKSLINDFLPAGLKVLDITEVEAGFKI